The following are encoded together in the Lactuca sativa cultivar Salinas chromosome 1, Lsat_Salinas_v11, whole genome shotgun sequence genome:
- the LOC111919842 gene encoding transcription factor TCP10 has product MQLHLKMRKIVRSVGRKDKHSKICTSKGARDRRIRLSANTAIQFYDVQDRLGYDRPSNAIDWLMKEAKSAIDVLNADQYHHLQELLQPDTTTYVFNPSEAFHRTPEDRDQQNLNQDQINSFSSYPFEVISSRNENELQGENAIPVPRDINFAWNTSYNAGESFELVNREPLQSNFHRLIVHTPSNEFINHEDGLLGFSFEQEIPVQTEKEDGRKLDQLG; this is encoded by the exons ATGCAATTACATCTCAAGATGAGAAAGATAGTTAGGTCAGTTGGTCGAAAAGACAAGCACAGCAAGATTTGTACATCAAAGGGGGCAAGAGATAGACGCATTAGGTTATCAGCCAACACTGCAATTCAATTCTATGATGTGCAAGATAGGCTAGGATATGATCGACCTAGTAACGCCATTGATTGGTTAATGAAAGAAGCCAAATCCGCCATTGATGTACTGAATGCTGATCAATATCATCATCTTCAGGAATTGCTACAACCGGATACAACAACTTATGTTTTCAATCCTTCagaggcatttcatcgaacacctgAAGATCGGGATCAGCAGAATTTGAATCAAGATCAAATCAATAGTTTCAGCAGCTACCCATTTGAGGTCATCAGTTCAAGAAATGAAAATGAATTACAAGGAGAAAACGCGATTCCTGTTCCTCGAGATATTAATTTCGCGTGGAACACAAGTTACAACGCAGGAGAAAGTTTTGAGCTTGTGAATAGGGAACCCCTTCAGTCCAATTTCCATCGTCTAATTGTTCATACACCGAGCAATGAATTCATAAATCATGAAGATGGGTTACTGGGGTTTTCGTTTGAGCAGGAAATTCCAGTTCAAACAG AGAAAGAAGATGGCCGAAAGTTAGATCAATTGGGATGA